From Ruminococcus sp. HUN007, a single genomic window includes:
- a CDS encoding IS1634 family transposase, with amino-acid sequence MKLNYDKKSKDPTYFIQMGIRNGKKTTTKNVARIGKHSELLKITDDPLSYAKEQVRIYNEEHKKNKTLALDLKIDFNEKIKATDAVTSLSTDKNIGYFFLQYIYGKLEISSFFKNITEDRKIEFNPNLVNRFITFSRIIDPDSKLGSFQKMSNYYEQPDFDYMHIMRTMDLMKDHYDEYISYLYEKSCSIIKRNTSVCYYDCTNYYFETECEDEDYVDEVTGEFIKGLRKYGPSKEHRPNPICEMGLFMDAEGIPLSMCISSGSDNEQTTAIPLEKKLTKMLQGKKFIYCADAGLGSLNIRNFNSMGGRAFIVTQSVKKLSSMLQEAVFNDCDYKLLSSNKHISLNDMKTFDRKDPDNLNLYNDHAYKIIDADKAFDVGLYEEKICKNGKVKKVKSKATLKQKIIISFSRKMMEYQRYIRNRQIERAKKLLENIDPETYKKGPHDVTRFIKRISKSKAEENGSDTYILDKEAIEKEEKYDGFYAVATNLDDDAKSILEISMNRYKIEDCFRIMKTNFDARPVYHSTLNRIIAHFMICYTALLIYRILEKLLEEKGYHFSVYNIIETIRNMNVSNIQDMCYMSNYTCSQVCTALNEITGLELDKQYYLPKTLNGKIKLISK; translated from the coding sequence ATGAAGCTTAATTACGATAAAAAATCCAAAGATCCCACCTATTTTATCCAGATGGGAATCAGAAACGGTAAAAAGACAACAACCAAAAATGTAGCTCGTATCGGTAAGCATTCAGAACTTCTTAAGATTACAGACGATCCTCTTTCATATGCGAAAGAACAGGTCAGAATATATAACGAGGAGCATAAGAAAAATAAAACACTTGCACTTGATCTGAAAATCGACTTTAATGAGAAGATCAAAGCTACCGATGCTGTTACTTCATTATCCACAGACAAAAATATAGGCTATTTCTTTCTTCAGTATATCTACGGAAAACTTGAAATAAGTTCATTTTTCAAAAACATCACTGAAGACAGAAAAATTGAATTCAACCCTAATCTTGTAAACAGATTTATTACGTTTTCAAGAATTATTGATCCGGATTCAAAACTCGGTTCTTTCCAGAAAATGAGTAACTATTACGAACAGCCTGATTTTGATTACATGCATATAATGCGTACCATGGATCTGATGAAAGACCATTACGACGAATATATCAGCTACCTGTATGAAAAAAGCTGCAGTATTATCAAAAGGAATACATCGGTGTGCTATTACGACTGTACAAATTATTACTTTGAAACCGAATGTGAAGACGAAGACTATGTTGATGAAGTAACAGGAGAATTCATCAAAGGGCTTCGTAAATATGGTCCTTCAAAAGAACATCGTCCAAATCCTATCTGCGAAATGGGACTGTTCATGGATGCAGAAGGTATCCCTTTATCCATGTGTATTTCATCAGGTTCTGATAATGAGCAGACTACTGCTATTCCGCTGGAAAAGAAACTTACTAAAATGCTTCAGGGGAAAAAGTTCATATACTGTGCCGATGCAGGTCTTGGATCTTTGAATATCCGTAATTTCAATTCTATGGGTGGTCGTGCGTTTATCGTTACACAGTCCGTAAAGAAACTTTCCTCAATGTTACAGGAGGCGGTTTTTAACGATTGTGATTACAAGCTGCTTTCCAGCAATAAGCATATTTCACTGAACGATATGAAGACATTCGACAGAAAAGATCCTGATAATCTGAATCTTTACAACGACCATGCCTACAAAATAATTGACGCGGATAAAGCGTTCGATGTAGGACTTTACGAAGAAAAAATCTGCAAAAACGGAAAGGTAAAAAAAGTTAAATCCAAAGCAACGCTTAAACAGAAAATCATTATCTCATTTTCAAGAAAAATGATGGAATATCAGCGTTACATACGCAACAGGCAAATTGAAAGAGCGAAAAAGCTGCTTGAAAATATCGATCCTGAAACTTACAAAAAGGGGCCGCATGATGTTACCAGATTCATCAAAAGAATCTCTAAGTCCAAAGCTGAAGAGAACGGTTCCGACACCTACATTCTTGACAAAGAAGCAATTGAAAAAGAAGAAAAATACGATGGCTTTTATGCCGTAGCAACCAATCTTGATGATGACGCAAAATCTATTCTTGAAATCAGCATGAACCGCTACAAAATAGAGGACTGTTTTCGAATCATGAAAACCAATTTTGACGCAAGACCTGTTTACCACAGCACCCTGAACAGAATTATTGCTCATTTTATGATATGCTATACTGCGCTTTTGATTTATCGTATTCTTGAAAAACTGCTTGAAGAAAAAGGATATCATTTTTCAGTATACAATATCATTGAAACAATCCGGAATATGAACGTTTCAAATATCCAGGATATGTGCTACATGTCCAATTATACTTGCTCTCAGGTGTGTACTGCTTTGAACGAAATTACGGGACTTGAGTTAGACAAACAATACTATCTGCCAAAGACTTTGAATGGAAAAATAAAATTAATTTCCAAATAA
- a CDS encoding ImmA/IrrE family metallo-endopeptidase, producing the protein MVKTNICSLSENDILEIKQKSLEKQKELHKTKDIIGKQIFFILDTCAKVIYYPLGADAPWGFTDVKGTNTNDSDKVFVVLNSSVSVECQVFAAAHELYHICYDRKEDIITGSDSESDLTELKANRFAAEFLVSESLLKREFKSYVNDPKNVMLKDILKLSELFEVPYKTMVKRLYETGLISSEMEYKYLQITEKEIGIERKRYSISTMIADNRIAIADHTALSIEAYEKGLISYERLEYYLAKSKLVPDDVGIKKEDEYLLPSDDELDDIMGE; encoded by the coding sequence ATGGTTAAAACAAATATATGCTCTCTTTCGGAAAATGATATATTAGAAATTAAGCAAAAATCGCTTGAAAAGCAGAAAGAACTTCATAAAACAAAAGATATAATTGGAAAACAGATTTTTTTTATTTTAGATACTTGTGCTAAAGTAATCTATTATCCCTTGGGTGCAGATGCTCCGTGGGGATTCACAGATGTAAAAGGTACAAATACCAATGATTCCGATAAAGTTTTTGTTGTATTAAATTCATCTGTATCAGTAGAATGTCAGGTGTTTGCAGCAGCGCATGAACTGTATCATATCTGTTATGACAGAAAAGAGGATATAATTACAGGATCGGATTCTGAAAGTGATCTTACGGAACTGAAAGCAAATAGATTTGCTGCTGAGTTCTTAGTTAGTGAATCGTTACTTAAAAGAGAATTTAAATCTTATGTTAATGATCCGAAGAATGTTATGCTGAAAGACATTCTGAAATTATCTGAATTATTTGAAGTTCCATATAAGACTATGGTGAAGCGATTATATGAAACGGGACTTATTTCATCTGAAATGGAATATAAATATCTTCAGATCACAGAAAAAGAAATCGGAATTGAAAGAAAACGATATTCCATTAGCACTATGATAGCTGATAATCGTATTGCTATTGCTGATCATACTGCTCTTTCTATTGAGGCATATGAAAAAGGATTGATTTCGTACGAAAGGCTGGAGTATTATTTAGCCAAAAGCAAACTAGTTCCGGATGATGTTGGTATAAAAAAAGAAGACGAATATTTGCTCCCTTCAGATGATGAACTTGATGATATCATGGGAGAATAA
- a CDS encoding leucine-rich repeat domain-containing protein yields the protein MGFIIEDKKLVKYESEPGIIFVVIPEGITEIGEDAFRDCSEIKIVVIPDTVTIIGESAFRNCSGLIKLKLPDSITEIGGCAFRKCSGLTEVVLPPLLKELRHDLFDECANLKKVVIPDGVEKLWGGVFHNCYNLKEVNIPESVTVIGGATFYRCNNLEEIFIPDDVTEIYQGAFTCCINLSKIHLPKKLKSIENEMFYCCEKLREVVIPDGVDSIDEKAFFRSGLERIVIPDSVKYIGWDAFCECKALRSISLPDNDDLKIVAGAFNICPSVEEIRFPKNGKPLKGILGLICDNPWYEKMIIKGNGFIIVNNILYRSDAELINAEVPEGVTYISEYAFTGSKQLVSINIPDSVETVDDDAFDTYDFNKNLETITFGKSGITLSAAVFMHHPNQVIPVREMLYNKAYDTEFDNEYVTTKYRALIDYLSRNEEHDDTLCEYIKENIDKIIHEFINAKEADYISVIADLDGYISQEKIDDYVKEAKRYNNVFESPYTAEVYQTLCDIQKKNAWYN from the coding sequence ATGGGATTTATAATTGAAGATAAAAAATTAGTAAAATATGAATCAGAACCAGGGATAATTTTTGTTGTAATACCGGAAGGCATTACGGAAATCGGAGAAGATGCTTTTAGAGACTGTTCTGAAATCAAGATAGTTGTCATTCCAGATACGGTAACAATTATCGGAGAATCAGCTTTTCGCAATTGTTCGGGACTTATTAAATTAAAACTTCCTGATAGCATTACTGAAATAGGCGGGTGTGCTTTTAGAAAATGCTCAGGTCTGACAGAAGTTGTTCTTCCGCCATTATTAAAAGAATTACGGCATGATCTTTTTGATGAGTGCGCTAATTTAAAAAAGGTAGTTATTCCAGATGGGGTTGAAAAGCTTTGGGGAGGAGTGTTCCATAATTGTTATAACCTTAAAGAAGTTAATATACCTGAAAGTGTTACCGTGATTGGAGGAGCTACTTTTTATCGCTGCAACAACCTTGAAGAAATATTTATACCGGATGATGTAACTGAAATTTATCAAGGTGCATTTACGTGTTGTATAAATCTAAGTAAAATTCATCTCCCAAAAAAGCTTAAATCAATTGAAAATGAAATGTTTTACTGCTGTGAAAAACTTCGTGAGGTAGTAATTCCAGATGGTGTTGATTCTATTGATGAAAAAGCATTTTTCCGCTCAGGTCTTGAAAGAATAGTAATTCCTGACAGTGTAAAGTATATAGGCTGGGATGCTTTTTGCGAGTGTAAAGCTTTACGTTCCATATCTCTTCCGGATAATGATGATTTAAAGATTGTAGCCGGTGCTTTTAATATATGTCCTTCAGTTGAAGAAATTCGATTCCCGAAGAACGGAAAACCTCTTAAAGGCATTTTGGGACTCATATGCGATAATCCCTGGTACGAAAAAATGATAATCAAAGGGAACGGATTCATTATCGTAAATAATATTCTTTACAGATCAGATGCTGAACTGATCAATGCAGAAGTACCTGAAGGTGTAACTTATATAAGTGAATATGCATTTACAGGATCTAAGCAACTTGTTTCTATTAATATTCCTGACAGTGTAGAAACAGTAGATGATGATGCTTTTGATACTTATGATTTTAATAAAAATCTTGAAACCATTACATTCGGAAAATCTGGTATTACGCTTTCTGCAGCTGTATTTATGCACCATCCTAATCAGGTTATTCCTGTAAGAGAAATGCTGTATAATAAAGCTTATGATACTGAATTTGATAATGAATATGTCACTACAAAATACAGGGCGCTTATTGACTATCTTTCAAGAAATGAAGAACATGATGATACACTTTGCGAGTATATTAAGGAAAATATCGATAAAATAATCCATGAATTTATAAATGCCAAAGAAGCTGATTATATTTCAGTTATAGCCGATTTGGACGGATATATTTCGCAGGAAAAAATAGATGATTATGTTAAAGAGGCAAAACGTTATAACAATGTGTTTGAATCACCGTATACTGCGGAAGTATATCAAACACTCTGTGATATTCAGAAAAAAAATGCTTGGTATAACTGA
- a CDS encoding GGDEF domain-containing phosphodiesterase, which translates to MDKDRDYCFLKLYEQLASLTQIVNQKPETRQIEKLLNEISSMFRLAKGVTHFYKNPGDEQRGVGETMISYDIGAENIKPVHTVRFVTKLLAITTMTVYMTEDEEQLTEEELFKVDLTMRTALAFISRNRLQVMAEELAFFDDMGFRNIRSFFRFLAWNSKPGDFNGMAAIQYNLRHFALVNEEYGRSGGDMVLKNHYKYIENLIGKGCMVSRLGGDTFVCVCRQTDLPELLEYLDDAVVLANPNGKTVNISASAGVFKIPDGYTVGNPNDIMGKIIQAYQIAQAGENGHIVFYSDMMLTMREKAKKICKMLPDALKNNEFHVFYQPKVNINTGEICGAEALCRWFHDGQIMSPMEFIPILERTSEICKVDFHMLDQVCSHLRKWLDAGKKAGRISVNFSRRHMANPDLVDQIIEIIDRHSVPHEYIEIELTETTTDVEFRDLKRVVEDLQEHGLCTTVDDFGMGYSSLNLIRVVPWNVLKVDRVFVPLDDEATDSARCIMFKHVIAMAKELGLECIIEGVETNAQVKILRDFGCDKVQGYLFDKPLPIEDFEQRLDMQRYDID; encoded by the coding sequence ATGGATAAAGACAGGGATTATTGCTTTTTAAAGCTTTACGAGCAGCTTGCTTCATTAACACAGATAGTTAATCAAAAACCTGAAACCAGGCAGATTGAAAAACTTCTGAATGAAATTTCTTCGATGTTTCGTCTTGCAAAAGGCGTGACACATTTCTATAAAAACCCCGGTGATGAACAGCGCGGTGTTGGCGAAACTATGATCAGTTATGATATCGGGGCTGAAAACATCAAGCCTGTGCATACGGTTCGATTTGTTACAAAGCTATTGGCCATAACGACTATGACTGTTTATATGACGGAAGATGAAGAACAGCTGACAGAGGAGGAACTGTTCAAGGTAGATCTTACAATGAGGACAGCTCTTGCTTTTATCAGCCGAAACAGACTTCAGGTCATGGCAGAGGAACTTGCTTTCTTTGATGATATGGGCTTCCGCAATATACGTAGCTTTTTCAGGTTCCTTGCGTGGAACAGTAAGCCGGGCGATTTTAACGGGATGGCTGCCATACAGTATAACCTGCGCCATTTTGCACTTGTAAATGAGGAATACGGCAGATCAGGCGGCGACATGGTTTTGAAAAACCATTATAAATATATTGAAAATCTCATCGGAAAAGGGTGTATGGTTTCAAGGCTAGGCGGCGATACATTTGTCTGTGTCTGCAGACAGACTGATCTTCCTGAACTGCTTGAATATCTCGATGATGCAGTTGTACTGGCAAATCCAAATGGAAAAACTGTTAATATTTCAGCTTCTGCCGGTGTGTTCAAGATTCCTGACGGATATACAGTAGGAAATCCGAACGATATTATGGGCAAGATCATTCAGGCATATCAGATCGCCCAGGCAGGTGAAAACGGCCACATCGTATTCTATTCGGATATGATGCTGACTATGAGAGAAAAGGCAAAAAAGATCTGTAAAATGCTGCCTGATGCTCTTAAGAACAATGAATTCCATGTGTTCTATCAGCCGAAGGTCAACATTAATACGGGAGAAATATGCGGTGCGGAGGCACTTTGCCGATGGTTCCATGACGGACAGATTATGTCGCCGATGGAGTTTATCCCGATCCTTGAGAGAACAAGCGAGATATGCAAGGTCGATTTCCATATGCTTGATCAGGTATGCAGTCATCTGCGTAAATGGCTTGACGCCGGAAAGAAAGCCGGTAGAATATCGGTGAATTTTTCGCGCCGGCATATGGCGAATCCGGACCTTGTTGATCAGATCATTGAAATCATTGACAGGCACAGTGTACCGCACGAGTACATAGAAATAGAACTTACTGAAACTACTACAGATGTGGAATTCAGGGATCTGAAACGTGTGGTTGAAGATCTGCAGGAACACGGGCTTTGTACGACAGTCGATGACTTTGGTATGGGCTATTCATCTCTGAACCTGATTCGTGTTGTTCCGTGGAACGTACTTAAGGTTGACAGAGTTTTCGTTCCGCTGGATGATGAAGCTACAGACAGTGCTCGATGCATAATGTTCAAGCATGTTATAGCTATGGCGAAGGAACTTGGCCTTGAATGTATCATCGAAGGCGTTGAAACAAATGCACAGGTAAAAATTCTCCGCGATTTTGGCTGTGATAAGGTACAAGGTTACCTGTTTGATAAGCCGCTTCCAATCGAAGATTTTGAGCAGAGACTTGATATGCAGAGATATGATATTGATTAA
- a CDS encoding Fic family protein encodes MPENKRTLLPLLVSEKKNKIKGSIYNRMQVDFAFNSNHIEGSRLTHEQTRYIYETHTIDGAVPVNDVFETTNHFRCFDHIIDTVSEPVTEEYIKNLHRMLKNGIMVDDADYAVIGEYKKYANEVGEIQTASPDDVSGLIKELISDYNSKPEHDLYDIADFHARFEKIHPFYDGNGRVGRLIMLKQCLENDIVPFYIDDHIKYFYYFGLKEWQTSGMKERLLDVFLSKQDDMKAILDYFGIEYDRTEVSAKDLIKK; translated from the coding sequence ATGCCAGAAAATAAACGAACTCTGCTGCCGCTCCTTGTTTCGGAAAAGAAAAACAAAATCAAAGGCAGCATCTATAACCGTATGCAGGTCGATTTTGCCTTCAATTCAAACCATATCGAAGGCAGCAGGCTGACTCATGAACAGACAAGATACATTTACGAAACGCATACCATTGACGGTGCAGTTCCTGTAAATGACGTATTTGAAACAACCAATCATTTCAGATGCTTTGATCATATAATCGATACAGTCTCTGAACCGGTAACGGAAGAATACATAAAAAATCTTCACCGAATGCTGAAAAACGGTATCATGGTCGATGATGCCGACTATGCCGTGATCGGTGAATACAAGAAATATGCCAATGAAGTCGGAGAGATACAGACTGCTTCACCGGATGATGTATCCGGACTGATTAAAGAACTTATCTCTGACTACAACAGCAAACCGGAACACGATCTTTATGATATCGCAGATTTTCATGCACGGTTTGAAAAGATACATCCTTTCTACGACGGAAACGGACGTGTCGGCAGACTTATCATGCTCAAACAGTGCCTTGAAAATGATATCGTTCCGTTCTATATTGATGATCATATCAAGTATTTCTACTACTTCGGGTTAAAGGAATGGCAGACTTCCGGCATGAAGGAACGCCTTCTGGATGTTTTCCTTTCAAAGCAGGATGACATGAAAGCGATACTTGATTATTTCGGCATTGAATATGACAGAACTGAAGTCAGTGCAAAGGATCTGATAAAAAAATGA
- a CDS encoding ATP-binding protein: MIILERFAINDLLKWKEKSNRKPLVLMGARQVGKTWLMKEFGRKYYKHTAYISFYNNSRMKQVFETDYDIKRIMAAVSIEAGFTVDKDNTLIIFDEIQNAPKAFEALKYFCEDAPEYHIIAAGSLLGVALHKDVSYPVGKVDILSLHPLSFREFLYAVGEKELSDALKTLDYTLTDSFRDKYIFHLKNYYFVGGMPEAVEAFRKNNDYYAAREIQKIILTQYRGDFGKHADERQIPRINMVWESIPVQLAKENKKFFFGKIKKGARSADFEIAVQWLTDAGLIYKVYRVNEPHIPLAAYKELTVYKIFMLDIGLLGAMSELDLSALLDGNSLFVEFKGALTEQFVHQQIICETDYTPYYYGTEKSTFEQDFLLQIGMNAVPIEVKANGNIHSQSLKAFYDKYKPNKSVRLSLLGYKDQDWLVNIPLYAACNLNNILK; encoded by the coding sequence GTGATAATTTTGGAAAGGTTTGCAATTAACGATCTTCTGAAATGGAAAGAGAAGAGTAACAGAAAGCCGCTTGTGCTGATGGGAGCGCGTCAGGTAGGCAAGACCTGGCTTATGAAAGAGTTCGGACGTAAATATTATAAACACACTGCATATATTTCATTTTACAACAACAGCAGAATGAAACAGGTGTTTGAGACGGATTATGATATCAAAAGAATAATGGCGGCTGTCAGTATCGAAGCGGGATTCACTGTTGACAAGGATAATACTTTGATCATTTTTGATGAGATCCAGAATGCGCCTAAAGCTTTTGAAGCTCTTAAATATTTTTGTGAAGATGCTCCTGAATATCATATCATTGCGGCCGGTTCTCTTCTTGGTGTAGCATTGCATAAAGATGTATCTTATCCTGTCGGAAAGGTAGATATACTATCTCTTCACCCGCTTTCCTTCAGAGAATTTCTATATGCAGTGGGAGAAAAAGAACTTTCTGATGCACTTAAAACGCTGGATTATACTTTGACAGACAGTTTTCGTGACAAATACATTTTTCATCTGAAAAACTATTATTTTGTGGGAGGAATGCCTGAAGCAGTAGAAGCGTTCCGTAAAAACAATGATTATTATGCAGCACGTGAAATACAAAAAATTATCCTGACCCAGTACAGAGGCGATTTTGGGAAACATGCTGATGAAAGACAAATACCGAGAATCAACATGGTATGGGAATCCATTCCTGTTCAGCTTGCAAAAGAAAACAAAAAGTTTTTCTTTGGAAAAATAAAAAAAGGAGCCCGAAGCGCTGATTTTGAGATTGCAGTTCAGTGGCTTACTGATGCCGGTCTGATTTATAAAGTCTACAGAGTAAATGAACCGCATATTCCGCTTGCAGCATACAAGGAACTTACGGTATATAAGATATTTATGCTTGACATAGGTCTCCTTGGAGCTATGAGCGAGCTGGATTTAAGCGCTCTTCTGGACGGAAACAGCTTGTTTGTTGAGTTTAAAGGAGCACTGACAGAACAGTTCGTTCATCAGCAGATCATATGTGAGACAGACTATACGCCTTATTATTACGGTACTGAAAAGTCAACATTTGAACAGGACTTTCTTTTGCAGATCGGTATGAACGCTGTTCCGATTGAGGTTAAAGCAAATGGAAATATACATTCTCAGAGCCTGAAAGCTTTTTATGACAAGTATAAACCCAATAAATCAGTGCGTCTTTCGCTGCTTGGATACAAAGATCAGGATTGGCTGGTTAATATCCCTCTTTATGCGGCATGTAATTTGAATAATATTTTAAAATAG
- a CDS encoding DUF6273 domain-containing protein, whose product MLGITEDTDISSDVQPEENKTEQPENSVVDDDKTEPSDNGPVNPKSETEETVKYEVVQFGNYNEEPIEWRVLEKQDDKMLIIAEHVIADKKYYSVLDEITWDKSDLRKWLNDEFLNEAFTKEEQQRIILSTLKNDPNPVCGTSGGEATQDKIFCISEEDVKKYFKNDKDRICTPTEPVIKSGFLVKEKNACHWWLRSPGRTNLMAASVFPDGMVFGFGMAVNWGSIGVRPAMWISI is encoded by the coding sequence ATGCTTGGTATAACTGAAGATACAGATATTAGTTCTGATGTTCAGCCTGAGGAGAATAAAACGGAACAGCCTGAAAATAGTGTCGTTGATGATGATAAGACAGAACCATCTGATAATGGCCCTGTAAATCCGAAATCTGAAACTGAAGAAACAGTAAAGTATGAAGTGGTCCAGTTCGGAAACTATAACGAAGAACCAATAGAATGGCGAGTTCTTGAAAAGCAGGATGATAAGATGCTTATTATTGCAGAACATGTTATAGCTGATAAAAAATATTATTCTGTACTTGATGAAATTACCTGGGATAAATCTGATCTTAGAAAATGGCTAAATGATGAATTTTTAAATGAGGCTTTCACAAAAGAAGAACAACAGCGTATTATTCTCAGCACCTTGAAAAATGATCCTAATCCGGTATGCGGGACATCGGGAGGAGAAGCTACTCAGGATAAAATATTCTGTATCAGTGAGGAAGATGTGAAAAAATACTTCAAAAATGATAAAGACAGAATCTGTACTCCTACAGAACCTGTTATTAAAAGCGGCTTTCTGGTAAAAGAAAAAAACGCCTGTCACTGGTGGCTTCGTTCTCCTGGCCGAACAAATCTTATGGCTGCATCAGTATTTCCGGATGGAATGGTCTTTGGATTTGGAATGGCTGTTAACTGGGGCAGTATTGGTGTTCGCCCTGCTATGTGGATTTCAATTTAA
- the rimP gene encoding ribosome maturation factor RimP → MKIKKYGNTEQKIFGIAKPIADELGYDIWDIQYVKEGAEWYLRVFIDKEDGIDIDDCEAMTRPLNDKLDELDPIKEGYIFEVGSAGLERELVREEHFEACMGMEVRAHLFMAVDGSKDIIGTLTAFDKETVTLNTGEEEKSIKLADVVYIRLYEEFDFD, encoded by the coding sequence TTGAAGATCAAAAAATACGGTAATACCGAGCAGAAAATCTTTGGCATAGCTAAACCTATTGCAGATGAACTCGGCTACGACATCTGGGATATTCAGTATGTCAAGGAAGGTGCTGAATGGTATCTCAGAGTGTTCATTGACAAGGAGGACGGCATCGACATCGACGACTGCGAAGCGATGACAAGGCCCCTTAACGATAAACTCGACGAACTTGACCCAATTAAGGAAGGCTACATTTTTGAAGTCGGTTCAGCCGGACTTGAAAGGGAGCTTGTGAGGGAAGAACATTTTGAAGCCTGCATGGGTATGGAAGTAAGGGCGCATCTCTTCATGGCAGTGGACGGCAGCAAGGATATCATCGGTACGCTCACTGCATTTGACAAGGAAACAGTAACACTTAACACCGGCGAAGAAGAAAAGAGCATTAAACTTGCCGATGTTGTATATATCAGACTTTACGAAGAATTTGACTTTGATTAA
- a CDS encoding helix-turn-helix transcriptional regulator, translating into MYTTDFKQVGNNIKKEIEHRGMTQQMLADALGISKQVMNKIIKGIKAINVTELAKISDVLGVSADYLLSTENDSVSVSNVNFMGTINDSTEQQNIDFIRSAIDDIYFLEELLNG; encoded by the coding sequence ATGTATACAACAGATTTTAAACAAGTTGGAAATAACATAAAAAAAGAAATTGAACACCGTGGTATGACTCAGCAGATGCTTGCCGATGCTCTTGGAATTTCAAAGCAAGTAATGAACAAGATCATTAAAGGAATAAAAGCAATTAATGTTACTGAGCTAGCGAAAATTTCTGACGTTCTTGGAGTTTCAGCTGATTATCTTTTATCGACAGAAAATGATTCTGTTTCTGTGTCAAATGTAAATTTTATGGGTACAATCAACGACAGTACAGAACAACAGAATATTGATTTCATCCGTTCTGCAATTGATGATATATATTTCCTGGAGGAATTGCTAAATGGTTAA